In Camelina sativa cultivar DH55 chromosome 13, Cs, whole genome shotgun sequence, the genomic window TCGTCTTCCCTTTAAGTATATCTTTAGTAAAGAAGAAGTAGGCCATGTCAGGTCTACCCCAAGGTCCATAAACAGTGAAAAACCTCAAACCCGTAAGTGACAAACCATAGATATGGTTATAAGTATGCGCAATGCCTTCACCTGCCTTCTTAGTAGCTGCGTATAAGCTCGCAGGTTGATCAGTTCGATCCTTCTCCGAAAAGGGTACTTTGGAATTGAGACCATAAACAGAGCTAGACGAAGCCCACACGATCGCAGGCTGAGGATTCGCTGATTTGGATACTTCCAACAGATTCACAAACCCAGCAATGTTACTGTTCACATACGATCCAGGGTTCTGCATTGCGTAACGCACACCAGCTTGAGCAGCGAGATGCATCACGTGTGTGAAGAGGACAACATCAAAGAGCTTTCGAAGCAATACGGCGTCGTTTATATCGCCTTCTACGACGAACACACCTGATCTTTCTAAAAGCCCTTGTCTTGCTCGTTTAAGCTTCGGATCGTAGTACCGATTGAAATTGTCAAGACCTAGAACACCGTCGCCGCGTCTTCGTAACGCGATCGAGACGTGTGTACCGACGAAACCGGATGCTCCGGTGACCAGAACCGTTAAACCGCCGGGAGACCTTGGTCGAGCGGATTTACGGACTTGTTTCTCCCAGTGAGAGCCGCCGTATTTGGCGGCGGAAACGGAGGAAGAGTCGTTGAGATTGCGGCGTGATGGTGACGGAGGAGGGGATAGGATTAggtagaagaggaagagagcgaGGAAGAGAGAAGCCCAAAGAGTTAGTTTCGAGAGACGGAGGtaacggtggtggtggagaatcATCCAGTACGGCGGGACTTTATCGGTTTTGTACTTTCCGGGAGTGGGAGGAAGATCATCAAGGTGTGACATTTTCGTCGGAGGATTCAGAAATCTGAgattttagggttagggttgttgtggttttgatttttgtgggtataagagagattgaagggaagaagcaaaaaaattgaGCAAGTCAAAAATTGAGAGTATTTTccgggaaagaagaagagacttttaacttgattgattatatatttcttcttatgattataatcttatttaggtttatatatttctttttttgttcaatctTGAAGCGATGGTAATAAACAAAAAGCTGTCAAATTCATGTATTTTTAAAGATTGCTTTTTCAATGTTAGCGTGTTTTGTAGATTCTTGACATCTGTATTTTGAATTGAATTCTATATTGATCATGTTATGCATGTACCTTTTGTACACGGTCACAGATTCTGAGATACTATATTATAAATGCCATGTTAGTTCCTCATCGGAAATATTCGGAAGGCG contains:
- the LOC104737232 gene encoding UDP-glucuronate 4-epimerase 5, translating into MSHLDDLPPTPGKYKTDKVPPYWMILHHHRYLRLSKLTLWASLFLALFLFYLILSPPPSPSRRNLNDSSSVSAAKYGGSHWEKQVRKSARPRSPGGLTVLVTGASGFVGTHVSIALRRRGDGVLGLDNFNRYYDPKLKRARQGLLERSGVFVVEGDINDAVLLRKLFDVVLFTHVMHLAAQAGVRYAMQNPGSYVNSNIAGFVNLLEVSKSANPQPAIVWASSSSVYGLNSKVPFSEKDRTDQPASLYAATKKAGEGIAHTYNHIYGLSLTGLRFFTVYGPWGRPDMAYFFFTKDILKGKTITVFESPDKGSVARDFTYIDDIVKGCLGALDTAEKSTGSGGKKKGSAMFRIYNLGNTSPVPVTKLVTILEKLLKTKAKKKIMPLPRNGDVEFTHANITLAQAELGYKPTVDLETGLKKFVKWYMGFYTKKKSSW